The following are from one region of the Takifugu rubripes chromosome 16, fTakRub1.2, whole genome shotgun sequence genome:
- the rhov gene encoding rho-related GTP-binding protein RhoV, which yields MPPQMDYFYHESRVPSDCGLTREDELDPDVISCMLVGDGAVGKTSMIVSYTSNGYPAEYQQTGFDVFCGQVQVEGSPVKVQLMDTAGQEEFDEFRALSYGHTDVFLLCFSLVNPTSFHNVTKKWVPEIRAHNPSSPIVLVGTQSDLLLDVNILINLNRSKVKPVLSSRARSIGEKIRAADYIECSSLTQKNLKEAFDAAIFAAIKNKARKSKKRRFSDRRVKAFSRCSWKKFFCFV from the exons ATGCCACCTCAGATGGATTACTTCTACCACGAGTCCCGCGTCCCCTCCGACTGTGGACTGACCCGGGAGGACGAGCTGGACCCCGATGTCATCAGCTGCATGCTGGTCGGGGACGGAGCCGTCGGGAAGACGAGCATGATAGTCAGCTACACCTCCAATGGATACCCGGCAGAGTACCAGCAGACGGGCTTTGACGTCTTCTGTG gtcaggtccaggtcgAAGGATCTCCGGTCAAAGTCCAGCttatggacactgcaggacag GAGGAGTTTGATGAATTCCGAGCGCTGTCCTACGGCCACACCgacgtcttcctcctctgcttcagtTTGGTCAATCCCACCTCCTTCCACAACGTCACCAAGAAGTGGGTCCCCGAGATCCGGGCTCACAACCCGTCCTCCCCCATCGTCCTGGTCGGGACCCAGTCGGACCTCTTGCTGGACGTGAACATCCTCATCAACCTGAACCGCTCTAAAGTCAAGCCCGTGCTGAGCTCCCGGGCCCGGAGCATCGGCGAGAAGATCAGGGCGGCGGACTACATCGAGTGTTCCTCCCTCACACAAAAGAACTTGAAGGAGGCCTTTGATGCGGCCATCTTCGCCGCCATTAAGAACAAAGCACGCAAGAGCAAAAAGAGGAGGTTCTCGGACAGGCGGGTGAAGGCCTTCTCCAGGTGCAGCTGGAAGAAGTTCTTCTGCTTCGTCTGA
- the vps18 gene encoding vacuolar protein sorting-associated protein 18 homolog isoform X2, protein MASILDEYEDSQNRGKSAQRLSRLSTTNVGIPHTGFVNVRLEEEKPIFNKQRVDFTPPEKINHLVVCNNQLCMNLGKDSLLRIDLTKPDQRNQIELGRKDDSTVHRLFLDPTGSHLLIGLSTRECLYLNRNTQKVRSLSRWRGHLIECVGWNKQFGNETNTGPILVGTSQGVIFEAEISATEASLFNTNPDQYFRQVHSLEEDGNPAPVCCLEVERGLENKDYIIATTRKRLFQFVGKEVEGSEQQCFSSIFSQNQDQLPSFQEFPANMGYSEITFYTSKLRTLPNAFAWMMGNGVLYGQLDFVRPNSLLSDVQVWEYTSDIDISANKPISIVLTQFHFLLLLHDRVKAICTLNGEVVYEDVFPDKAGTLKKMIKDPVGGLVWIYTEKAVFRYHIQREARDVWQMYMSMNRFDLAKEYCRDRPECMDMVLAKEAEHCFQNKRYLDSAKCYALTQKYFEEIALKFIEAKQEEALKEFLLKKLNNLKQNERTQITLLVTWLSELYLNQLGQLESDGNTIIFQETRKEFHDFLSNPKHKECLFNNRSTIYDLLASHGNVDDMVYFSVVMQDYERVISHYCQHDDYSAALEVLSKHCDPKLFYKFSPVLMQHIPKKVVDAWVQMGKRLDPKKLIPALMNYSQMGSSQQINETIRYIEFCVYEMTVTEEAIHNYLLSLYARYKPDSLLWYLEQAGTQASEIHYDLKYALRLCSEHGYLQACVLVYRIMELYEEAVDLALQVDVDLAKSCADLPEDDEELQKKLWLKIARHVVQEEKDVKKAMNCLSSCNLLKIEDILPFFPDFVTIDHFKEAICSSLEEYNQHIDELKQEMEEATESAKRIRQDIQEMRNKYGVVDSQEKCASCDFPLLSRPFYLFLCGHMFHSDCLFQEVTPQLSSYKQTRLEELQRKLAATAQTSKSRHRPAPKEEGDTSSIGKGSAVTSREQIKSDIDDIVASECVYCGELMIKSIDKPFIDPEKFEEEKSSWL, encoded by the exons ATGGCATCGATTCTGGACGAGTACGAGGACTCGCAGAACCGAGGGAAAAGCGCTCAGCGGCTAAGTCGCTTGTCGACCACAAACGTCGGGATACCGCATACAG GTTTCGTCAATGTTAGACTCGAAGAAGAGAAACCCATATTCAACAAGCAGAGGGTCGATTTCACTCCACCAGAGAAGATAAATCATCTTGTCGTCTGCAATAATCAACTCTGCATGAATCTAGGAAAGGATTCCCTGCTGAG GATCGACCTGACCAAACCAGATCAACGAAACCAGATTGAGTTGGGAAGAAAAGACGACAGCACAGTCCACAGACTCTTCCTTGACCCCACTG GCTCACATCTGCTCATCGGCTTGAGCACAAGAGAGTGCCTGTATCtcaacaggaacacacagaagGTGCGTAGTCTGTCCCGCTGGAGAGGCCACCTCATTGAGTGCGTGGGCTGGAACAAGCAGTTTGGCAACGAGACCAACACAGGACCCATCCTGGTTGGAACCAGTCAGGGCGTCATCTTTGAAGCTGAGATCTCTGCAACTGAGGCCAGCCTGTTCAACACCAATCCAGATCAGTACTTCAGACAG GTCCACTCGCTCGAGGAGGATGGTAATCCTGCGCCAGTCTGCTGCCTGGAGGTGGAGCGCGGCCTGGAGAACAAGGACTACATCATTGCCACCACCCGCAAACGCCTGTTCCAGTTCGTggggaaggaggtggaggggtcCGAACAGCAGTGCTTTAGCTCCATCTTcagccagaaccaggaccagctGCCCAGTTTCCAGGAGTTTCCAGCCAACATGGGTTACAGCGAGATCACATTTTACACCTCAAAGCTTCGCACCCTCCCAAATGCGTTCGCGTGGATGATGGGAAACGGAGTTCTCTATGGTCAACTAGACTTTGTCAGGCCCAACTCTCTGTTGAGCGAcgtgcag GTGTGGGAGTACACCTCGGACATTGACATTAGTGCCAACAAGCCCATCTCCATCGTGCTGACGCAGTTccactttctgctgctgctccacgaTCGCGTCAAAGCCATCTGCACTCTAAACGGGGAGGTGGTGTACGAGGATGTGTTCCCAGACAAAGCTGGCACTCTGAAGAAGATGATCAAGGATCCGGTTGGTGGGCTGGTCTGGATCTACACCGAGAAGGCAGTCTTCCGCTACCACATCCAGCGTGAGGCCAGGGACGTTTGGCAGATGTACATGAGCATGAATCGGTTCGATCTGGCCAAAGAGTACTGCCGCGACCGGCCCGAGTGCATGGACATGGTGCTGGCCAAGGAGGCCGAGCACTGCTTCCAGAACAAGAGATACCTTGATAGTGCTAAATGCTATGCGCTAACCCAGAAGTATTTTGAGGAGATAGCGCTAAAGTTCATCGAAGCCAAACAAGAGGAAGCACTGAAGGAGTTCTTACTGAAGAAACTAAACAATCTGAAACAGAACGAGAGAACTCAGATCACCCTGCTGGTCACCTGGCTCTCCGAGCTCTACCTGAATCAGCTGGGCCAGCTGGAGAGCGACGGAAACACCATCATCTTCCAGGAGACCCGCAAAGAGTTTCACGACTTCCTCAGCAACCCCAAGCACAAGGAGTGCCTCTTCAACAACCGCAGCACCATCTACGACCTGCTGGCCAGCCACGGCAACGTGGACGACATGGTCTACTTCTCGGTCGTCATGCAGGACTACGAGAGGGTGATATCGCACTACTGCCAGCACGACGACTACAGCGCCGCCCTGGAGGTGTTGTCCAAGCACTGCGATCCGAAGCTCTTCTACAAGTTCTCCCCCGTCCTCATGCAGCACATTCCCAAAAAAGTAGTCGACGCCTGGGTTCAGATGGGCAAGCGGCTGGACCCAAAGAAGCTGATCCCGGCTCTGATGAACTATAGCCAGAtgggcagcagccagcagatcaACGAAACCATCCGCTACATAGAATTCTGCGTGTACGAGATGACCGTGACCGAGGAGGCCATCCACAACTACCTGCTGTCCCTCTATGCCAGATACAAGCCAGACTCTCTGTTGTGGTACCTGGAACAAGCGGGCACGCAGGCCTCAGAGATCCACTATGACTTGAAGTACGCCCTCAGGCTTTGCTCTGAACATGGATACCTGCAGGCCTGCGTGCTGGTCTACAGGATAATGGAGCTGTACGAAGAGGCCGTGGACCTTGCTTTACAG GTGGATGTGGACTTGGCTAAATCTTGCGCGGACCTGCCCGAGGATGACGAGGAGCTTCAGAAGAAGTTGTGGCTGAAGATCGCTCGGCATGtggtgcaggaggagaaagatgtgaagAAGGCAATGAACTGCCTGTCCAGCTGCAACCTGCTCAAAATTGAAGACATCCTCCCTTTCTTCCCAGACTTCGTGACCATTGACCATTTTAAG GAGGCAATCTGTAGCTCTCTGGAGGAGTACAATCAACACATCGatgagctgaaacaggaaatggaggaggCCACAGAGAGCGCCAAACGCATCAGACAAGACATCCAAGAAATGAGGAACAAATATGGCGTGGTGGATTCCCAGGAAAAGTGTGCCTCTTGTGACTTCCCATTACTCAGCAGGCCCTTTTATCTGTTCCTGTGCGGACACATGTTCCACTCCGACTGCCTCTTTCAG GAAGTGACCCCCCAGCTGTCGTCTTATAAGCAGACTcgtctggaggagctgcagaggaagttGGCCGCTACCGCTCAGACCTCAAAGTCCCGGCACCGTCCAGCCCCCAAGGAAGAAGGAGACACCTCCAGCATAGGGAAGGGCAGCGCGGTCACCAGCCGCGAGCAGATCAAATCAGACATTGACGACATCGTGGCGTCTGAATGCGTCTACTGCGGCGAACTGATGATCAAGTCCATCGACAAACCTTTTATTGACCCGGAGAAGTTTGAGGAGGAGAAATCCAGCTGGCTATGA
- the vps18 gene encoding vacuolar protein sorting-associated protein 18 homolog isoform X1 → MCSAYRNIAGDYTPGLGLEECGEIRWFTLHSAMASILDEYEDSQNRGKSAQRLSRLSTTNVGIPHTGFVNVRLEEEKPIFNKQRVDFTPPEKINHLVVCNNQLCMNLGKDSLLRIDLTKPDQRNQIELGRKDDSTVHRLFLDPTGSHLLIGLSTRECLYLNRNTQKVRSLSRWRGHLIECVGWNKQFGNETNTGPILVGTSQGVIFEAEISATEASLFNTNPDQYFRQVHSLEEDGNPAPVCCLEVERGLENKDYIIATTRKRLFQFVGKEVEGSEQQCFSSIFSQNQDQLPSFQEFPANMGYSEITFYTSKLRTLPNAFAWMMGNGVLYGQLDFVRPNSLLSDVQVWEYTSDIDISANKPISIVLTQFHFLLLLHDRVKAICTLNGEVVYEDVFPDKAGTLKKMIKDPVGGLVWIYTEKAVFRYHIQREARDVWQMYMSMNRFDLAKEYCRDRPECMDMVLAKEAEHCFQNKRYLDSAKCYALTQKYFEEIALKFIEAKQEEALKEFLLKKLNNLKQNERTQITLLVTWLSELYLNQLGQLESDGNTIIFQETRKEFHDFLSNPKHKECLFNNRSTIYDLLASHGNVDDMVYFSVVMQDYERVISHYCQHDDYSAALEVLSKHCDPKLFYKFSPVLMQHIPKKVVDAWVQMGKRLDPKKLIPALMNYSQMGSSQQINETIRYIEFCVYEMTVTEEAIHNYLLSLYARYKPDSLLWYLEQAGTQASEIHYDLKYALRLCSEHGYLQACVLVYRIMELYEEAVDLALQVDVDLAKSCADLPEDDEELQKKLWLKIARHVVQEEKDVKKAMNCLSSCNLLKIEDILPFFPDFVTIDHFKEAICSSLEEYNQHIDELKQEMEEATESAKRIRQDIQEMRNKYGVVDSQEKCASCDFPLLSRPFYLFLCGHMFHSDCLFQEVTPQLSSYKQTRLEELQRKLAATAQTSKSRHRPAPKEEGDTSSIGKGSAVTSREQIKSDIDDIVASECVYCGELMIKSIDKPFIDPEKFEEEKSSWL, encoded by the exons ATGTGTAGTGCGTACCGAAATATCGCCGGAGATTACACACCAGGACTCGGTTTAGAGGAAT GTGGTGAAATAAGGTGGTTTACGCTTCATTCTGCCATGGCATCGATTCTGGACGAGTACGAGGACTCGCAGAACCGAGGGAAAAGCGCTCAGCGGCTAAGTCGCTTGTCGACCACAAACGTCGGGATACCGCATACAG GTTTCGTCAATGTTAGACTCGAAGAAGAGAAACCCATATTCAACAAGCAGAGGGTCGATTTCACTCCACCAGAGAAGATAAATCATCTTGTCGTCTGCAATAATCAACTCTGCATGAATCTAGGAAAGGATTCCCTGCTGAG GATCGACCTGACCAAACCAGATCAACGAAACCAGATTGAGTTGGGAAGAAAAGACGACAGCACAGTCCACAGACTCTTCCTTGACCCCACTG GCTCACATCTGCTCATCGGCTTGAGCACAAGAGAGTGCCTGTATCtcaacaggaacacacagaagGTGCGTAGTCTGTCCCGCTGGAGAGGCCACCTCATTGAGTGCGTGGGCTGGAACAAGCAGTTTGGCAACGAGACCAACACAGGACCCATCCTGGTTGGAACCAGTCAGGGCGTCATCTTTGAAGCTGAGATCTCTGCAACTGAGGCCAGCCTGTTCAACACCAATCCAGATCAGTACTTCAGACAG GTCCACTCGCTCGAGGAGGATGGTAATCCTGCGCCAGTCTGCTGCCTGGAGGTGGAGCGCGGCCTGGAGAACAAGGACTACATCATTGCCACCACCCGCAAACGCCTGTTCCAGTTCGTggggaaggaggtggaggggtcCGAACAGCAGTGCTTTAGCTCCATCTTcagccagaaccaggaccagctGCCCAGTTTCCAGGAGTTTCCAGCCAACATGGGTTACAGCGAGATCACATTTTACACCTCAAAGCTTCGCACCCTCCCAAATGCGTTCGCGTGGATGATGGGAAACGGAGTTCTCTATGGTCAACTAGACTTTGTCAGGCCCAACTCTCTGTTGAGCGAcgtgcag GTGTGGGAGTACACCTCGGACATTGACATTAGTGCCAACAAGCCCATCTCCATCGTGCTGACGCAGTTccactttctgctgctgctccacgaTCGCGTCAAAGCCATCTGCACTCTAAACGGGGAGGTGGTGTACGAGGATGTGTTCCCAGACAAAGCTGGCACTCTGAAGAAGATGATCAAGGATCCGGTTGGTGGGCTGGTCTGGATCTACACCGAGAAGGCAGTCTTCCGCTACCACATCCAGCGTGAGGCCAGGGACGTTTGGCAGATGTACATGAGCATGAATCGGTTCGATCTGGCCAAAGAGTACTGCCGCGACCGGCCCGAGTGCATGGACATGGTGCTGGCCAAGGAGGCCGAGCACTGCTTCCAGAACAAGAGATACCTTGATAGTGCTAAATGCTATGCGCTAACCCAGAAGTATTTTGAGGAGATAGCGCTAAAGTTCATCGAAGCCAAACAAGAGGAAGCACTGAAGGAGTTCTTACTGAAGAAACTAAACAATCTGAAACAGAACGAGAGAACTCAGATCACCCTGCTGGTCACCTGGCTCTCCGAGCTCTACCTGAATCAGCTGGGCCAGCTGGAGAGCGACGGAAACACCATCATCTTCCAGGAGACCCGCAAAGAGTTTCACGACTTCCTCAGCAACCCCAAGCACAAGGAGTGCCTCTTCAACAACCGCAGCACCATCTACGACCTGCTGGCCAGCCACGGCAACGTGGACGACATGGTCTACTTCTCGGTCGTCATGCAGGACTACGAGAGGGTGATATCGCACTACTGCCAGCACGACGACTACAGCGCCGCCCTGGAGGTGTTGTCCAAGCACTGCGATCCGAAGCTCTTCTACAAGTTCTCCCCCGTCCTCATGCAGCACATTCCCAAAAAAGTAGTCGACGCCTGGGTTCAGATGGGCAAGCGGCTGGACCCAAAGAAGCTGATCCCGGCTCTGATGAACTATAGCCAGAtgggcagcagccagcagatcaACGAAACCATCCGCTACATAGAATTCTGCGTGTACGAGATGACCGTGACCGAGGAGGCCATCCACAACTACCTGCTGTCCCTCTATGCCAGATACAAGCCAGACTCTCTGTTGTGGTACCTGGAACAAGCGGGCACGCAGGCCTCAGAGATCCACTATGACTTGAAGTACGCCCTCAGGCTTTGCTCTGAACATGGATACCTGCAGGCCTGCGTGCTGGTCTACAGGATAATGGAGCTGTACGAAGAGGCCGTGGACCTTGCTTTACAG GTGGATGTGGACTTGGCTAAATCTTGCGCGGACCTGCCCGAGGATGACGAGGAGCTTCAGAAGAAGTTGTGGCTGAAGATCGCTCGGCATGtggtgcaggaggagaaagatgtgaagAAGGCAATGAACTGCCTGTCCAGCTGCAACCTGCTCAAAATTGAAGACATCCTCCCTTTCTTCCCAGACTTCGTGACCATTGACCATTTTAAG GAGGCAATCTGTAGCTCTCTGGAGGAGTACAATCAACACATCGatgagctgaaacaggaaatggaggaggCCACAGAGAGCGCCAAACGCATCAGACAAGACATCCAAGAAATGAGGAACAAATATGGCGTGGTGGATTCCCAGGAAAAGTGTGCCTCTTGTGACTTCCCATTACTCAGCAGGCCCTTTTATCTGTTCCTGTGCGGACACATGTTCCACTCCGACTGCCTCTTTCAG GAAGTGACCCCCCAGCTGTCGTCTTATAAGCAGACTcgtctggaggagctgcagaggaagttGGCCGCTACCGCTCAGACCTCAAAGTCCCGGCACCGTCCAGCCCCCAAGGAAGAAGGAGACACCTCCAGCATAGGGAAGGGCAGCGCGGTCACCAGCCGCGAGCAGATCAAATCAGACATTGACGACATCGTGGCGTCTGAATGCGTCTACTGCGGCGAACTGATGATCAAGTCCATCGACAAACCTTTTATTGACCCGGAGAAGTTTGAGGAGGAGAAATCCAGCTGGCTATGA